In Juglans microcarpa x Juglans regia isolate MS1-56 chromosome 8D, Jm3101_v1.0, whole genome shotgun sequence, the following are encoded in one genomic region:
- the LOC121243470 gene encoding probable WRKY transcription factor 7 produces the protein MTFALKAVKGQLCFTVSNSLSLSYRFYRVVDPTANRNLLTLSFYTVSNRRWSMFRPRGITGLVGKFDCRMMKKMIDGSVTLFWPLLHWGRSSVLSAMAVELMMGCGGGDGFSGKIEEDALAVKEAASAGIQSVEKLMRLISQEQYQQGQATADSTSTSNKASMELGAVADVTVDKFQKVISLLDRRRIGHARFRRAPVSLAPASDLPVQLNEETKHLQSQHLKTEPVSAFKVYCPTPTPVVRLPPLPNNHSHLPPHMGAKNIGSVERKDAVTSITFSPSPPISAANSFVSTLTGDTESLQPSLSSGFHITHMSQVSSAGKPPLSFCSLKRRCNSMDDAAVLKCGSSPARCHCSKKRKSKVKRVIRVPAISPKMADIPPDDYSWRKYGQKPIKGSPHPRGYYKCSSLRGCPARKHVERALDDPTMLVVTYEGEHNHSNSLTEATAAHVLESS, from the exons ATGACTTTTGCATTAAAAGCTGTTAAAGGTCAACTCTGCTTCACTGtctccaactctctctctctctcttaccgATTTTACCGAGTCGTCGATCCAACGGCTAATCGGAACCTTTTGACCTTATCATTTTACACGGTCTCCAACAGAAGATGGTCAATGTTTCGGCCACGTGGAATCACAGGATTAGTGGGTAAGTTTGACTGCagaatgatgaagaagatgatcgACGGGTCAGTAACCCTTTTTTGGCCTTTGCTGCATTGGGGAAG GTCTTCTGTTCTTAGTGCAATGGCTGTGGAGCTGATGATGGGATGTGGCGGGGGTGATGGTTTTTCGGGGAAGATTGAAGAGGACGCTCTTGCTGTGAAGGAAGCTGCGTCTGCTGGGATTCAGAGCGTCGAGAAGCTGATGAGATTGATTTCTCAAGAACAATACCAACAGGGACAAGCAACAGCTGATTCCACCAGTACTAGTAACAAAGCTTCCATGGAGCTGGGTGCTGTAGCGGATGTCACGGTGGACAAGTTCCAGAAGGTGATATCTTTACTGGATAGAAGAAGAATAGGCCACGCTCGGTTCCGAAGGGCTCCTGTTTCTCTTGCTCCTGCTTCTGATTTACCAGTACAGCTGAACGAAGAAACAAAGCACCTGCAGTCTCAGCATCTGAAAACAGAGCCTGTTTCTGCTTTTAAGGTTTACTGTCCCACTCCTACACCGGTTGTTCGCCTACCTCCTCTGCCGAATAATCACTCCCATTTGCCCCCACATATGGGGGCAAAGAATATTGGGTCCGTGGAGAGGAAGGATGCCGTTACAAGTATCACCTTCTCGCCATCACCGCCGATTTCTGCTGCGAATTCTTTCGTGTCGACTTTGACAGGGGATACCGAGAGCTTGCAGCCTTCCTTGTCGTCCGGGTTCCATATTACGCACATGTCTCAGGTGTCGTCGGCGGGGAAGCCACCTCTGTCTTTCTGCTCCTTGAAGAGGAGGTGTAACTCCATGGACGATGCGGCCGTTCTCAAGTGTGGCTCATCTCCTGCACGATGCCACTGTTCCAAGAAAAG GAAATCCAAAGTGAAGAGAGTTATCAGAGTCCCTGCAATTAGCCCAAAGATGGCGGATATTCCACCTGATGATTATTCCTGGAGGAAATACGGCCAGAAACCCATTAAAGGTTCTCCCCATCCAAG GGGATATTACAAGTGTAGTAGCTTGAGGGGCTGCCCTGCGCGCAAACATGTGGAGCGTGCTCTGGATGATCCAACGATGCTGGTTGTGACCTACGAGGGTGAACACAATCACTCCAACTCTCTCACGGAGGCAACTGCAGCTCATGTCCTGGAATCATCCTAG